In a genomic window of Helianthus annuus cultivar XRQ/B chromosome 10, HanXRQr2.0-SUNRISE, whole genome shotgun sequence:
- the LOC110881414 gene encoding VQ motif-containing protein 17, whose amino-acid sequence MCTMEDMMSNKINHTCSSTSKPLTMHKDSRIISKIKPKIRIIHIFAPEIIKTDVANFRELVQRLTGKPTEKKKPKTRKESHKRSNFSPVGLEVREKIKGEEEIWVGANSGGGFLGGFGDLDGFMQEFTQHNHGFAAVIPTLDAPTLVNSHLEYGFGERSLNFPTYS is encoded by the coding sequence atgtGTACCATGGAAGACATGATGAGCAATAAGATCAACCACACATGCTCTTCAACCTCAAAACCACTCACCATGCACAAAGACTCTCGCATCATCTCCAAGATCAAGCCCAAGATCCGCATAATTCACATCTTTGCACCCGAGATCATCAAAACCGACGTCGCCAATTTCCGGGAATTGGTTCAAAGACTCACCGGAAAACCAACCGAAAAGAAGAAACCGAAAACAAGAAAGGAATCCCACAAAAGATCGAATTTTTCGCCGGTAGGGTTAGAGGTGAGGGAGAAGATCAAAGGGGAAGAGGAAATATGGGTTGGAGCGAATTCGGGTGGCGGGTTCTTGGGTGGGTTTGGTGATCTTGATGGGTTCATGCAAGAGTTTACTCAGCATAACCATGGGTTTGCAGCAGTTATACCAACTCTTGATGCACCTACTTTGGTTAATTCTCATTTGGAGTATGGTTTTGGGGAAAGATCACTGAATTTTCCTACCTACAGCTAA